A portion of the Hydractinia symbiolongicarpus strain clone_291-10 chromosome 10, HSymV2.1, whole genome shotgun sequence genome contains these proteins:
- the LOC130612569 gene encoding frizzled-4-like, translating to MAIFSQQSIILLFLHCYIATGQARYRECEKVNTSVCRNLNGNGYAYTSFPNFLNQSSQQQAAADLNTYKPLITSNCAKELLLFLCTTYIPICQPEYTSFRIAPCKSLCRNSRRACEPTLKKSGYEWPENLNCNKFPEQNEGVCVTLPGEIAPQRQVTKSGFVEVQKGEKINFECPHGRKIYIRKVRLHPKHHNCCQVLSKAIISNMCNGKEKCSFTLDEKVFKYSCLVDVNKLLSKFKCVRSSITVPTMTRIPTCSNELF from the exons ATGGCAATATTTAGTCAACAGTCAATCATATTACTGTTCCTACACTGTTACATTGCAACAGGCCAAGCAAGATATCGTGAATGTGAAAAGGTAAATACTTCAGTGTGCAGAAATTTGAATGGTAATGGATATGCGTACACATCCTTTCCGAATTTTCTCAACCAATCTTCACAACAACAGGCTGCAGCAGATCTAAATACCTACAAACCATTGATTACTTCTAATTGTGCTAAAGAATTATTGTTATTCCTGTGCACTACATACATCCCTATTTGTCAACCAGAATACACTTCGTTTCGCATTGCCCCATGCAAATCACTGTGTCGAAATTCAAGGCGTGCTTGCGAACCAACGTTAAAGAAATCTGGATATGAATGGCCTGAGAATTTAAATTGCAACAAATTTCCAGAACAAAATGAAGGAGTATGCGTGACGTTGCCAGGAGAAATTGCCCCTCAACGCCAAGTAACAAAATCAG gttttgtcGAAGTACAAAAAGGggaaaaaatcaattttgaatGCCCACATGGCAGAAAAATCTACATAAGGAAAGTTCGTCTCCACCCAAAGCATCATAATTGTTGCCAAGTATTATCAAAAGCAATCATCTCAAACATGTGCAatggaaaagaaaaatgttcgtTTACTCTAGacgaaaaagtatttaaatattCATGTCTTGTGGATgtcaataaacttctttcaaaatTCAAATGCGTCAGGTCGAGTATAACTGTACCCACCATGACAAGAATTCCAACGTGCAGTAACGAATTATTTTGA